Proteins encoded by one window of Rubrobacter indicoceani:
- a CDS encoding valine--tRNA ligase — MSQASGIPSEIPKTYDSKDVEGRLYPEWEEAGLFEADPNPGKEPYSIVIPPPNVTGALHAGHALNNTIQDALVRRARMKGYEALWLPGMDHASIALQNVVERKLQREENRTKWDIGREAFLEKCQQFADESRSTMLGQLRRMGASLDWRRLRFTMDEGYVKAVNEAFIRLYNDGLIYKGNRITNWCPRDRSAISDLEVNYSSVDGKLYGLRYRFSDGKGAGPDGEDFAQVFSTRPETMLGDVALVVNPDDGRYTELVGRKVTVPFVEREIEIFSDLYVDPEFGNGVLKVTPAHDPNDFEIGDRMGFTPVNVMNPDGTINENGAQFGGLTREEAREAIVAALGAEGLLGEVRDHTFRIGTCDRCGTVIEPWLSEQWWVSMKPLAEPAIEALRNEEITVYPDSWRRETIRWLENIHDWNVSRQLWWGHRIPVWYGPDGEVVASVESPGEGYEQDQDIMDTWFSSGLWPFATLGWPDRSEDLDYFYPTSLLSTGREIMYLWVARMIMNGLYFKGEVPFRKINVHSIVLAEDGTKMSKSRGNTINPLDLMDEYGTDAVRFGLLYQSSTQDFAYSYERAAMGRAFVTKLWNAMRFIVTGNFEGEGEASVSDRWIVSAMNRCARDYDRFMENCEFSEAMRRVYDFAWHEFADWYIEIAKTAPTAETSRILRDVFTGILRMLHPVMPFVTEEMSKTLGYDDYLVRQPMPLYSESLDSPEAERILAATKQAVQAVRSFRNDSKTSGELRGTLPAGVDEAVFAKLAGVKIVGSVEGSATTLSAGDTAVEIALSEEMRRGEIDRLRKEVSRVEGEVNRVEKKLANEKFVQRAPQDVVAAERAKLDANAKLLDTLKARLEAYL, encoded by the coding sequence TTGAGCCAGGCGTCGGGAATACCGTCGGAGATACCGAAGACCTACGACTCGAAAGACGTGGAGGGACGACTTTACCCGGAGTGGGAAGAGGCCGGGCTGTTCGAGGCCGACCCAAACCCCGGGAAGGAGCCGTACTCCATAGTCATCCCGCCGCCGAACGTTACGGGTGCGCTCCACGCCGGACATGCCCTCAACAACACCATTCAGGACGCGCTCGTTCGACGCGCCCGCATGAAGGGCTACGAGGCGCTGTGGCTCCCGGGGATGGATCACGCCTCGATAGCGCTTCAGAACGTTGTAGAGCGCAAGCTCCAGCGCGAAGAGAACCGGACGAAGTGGGACATCGGGCGTGAGGCGTTCCTCGAGAAATGTCAGCAGTTCGCCGACGAGTCTCGCTCTACGATGCTCGGCCAGCTCCGCCGGATGGGCGCGTCTCTTGACTGGCGGCGGCTTCGCTTCACGATGGACGAGGGCTACGTAAAAGCCGTAAACGAGGCGTTTATCAGGCTCTACAACGACGGCCTTATCTACAAGGGCAACCGCATCACCAACTGGTGCCCGCGCGACCGCTCTGCCATAAGCGATCTCGAAGTCAACTACAGCTCGGTGGACGGGAAGCTCTACGGGCTTCGCTACCGGTTCTCGGACGGAAAGGGCGCGGGGCCGGACGGCGAAGACTTCGCGCAGGTCTTCTCTACCCGCCCGGAGACGATGCTCGGGGACGTCGCCCTTGTCGTCAACCCAGACGATGGGCGCTACACGGAGCTTGTCGGGCGCAAGGTCACGGTTCCGTTTGTCGAGCGGGAGATAGAGATATTCTCGGACCTCTACGTTGACCCGGAGTTCGGGAACGGCGTTCTGAAGGTTACCCCGGCCCACGACCCGAACGATTTCGAGATCGGTGATCGCATGGGCTTTACGCCCGTCAACGTTATGAACCCCGACGGAACCATCAACGAAAACGGCGCACAGTTCGGGGGGCTCACCCGCGAGGAGGCAAGGGAGGCGATAGTCGCCGCGCTCGGCGCGGAGGGGCTTCTCGGTGAGGTTCGGGATCACACCTTCAGAATCGGGACCTGCGACCGCTGCGGGACGGTTATCGAACCCTGGCTCTCGGAGCAGTGGTGGGTCTCGATGAAGCCGCTCGCCGAACCCGCCATAGAAGCTCTTCGGAACGAAGAGATCACCGTCTACCCCGACTCCTGGCGGCGCGAAACTATCCGCTGGCTGGAGAACATCCACGACTGGAACGTCTCGCGTCAGCTCTGGTGGGGACACCGGATTCCCGTCTGGTACGGGCCGGACGGCGAGGTGGTCGCCTCCGTCGAGTCGCCGGGCGAGGGTTACGAGCAGGACCAGGACATCATGGACACGTGGTTCTCATCGGGGCTGTGGCCGTTTGCGACGCTCGGCTGGCCGGACAGGTCGGAGGATCTCGACTACTTCTATCCGACGAGCCTGCTCTCGACGGGGCGGGAGATCATGTACCTCTGGGTCGCGAGGATGATCATGAACGGACTCTACTTCAAGGGCGAGGTTCCGTTCAGGAAGATAAACGTCCACTCCATCGTCCTCGCCGAAGACGGCACGAAGATGTCCAAGTCCAGGGGAAATACGATAAACCCGCTGGATCTGATGGACGAGTACGGCACCGACGCGGTTCGCTTCGGCCTTCTCTACCAGTCCTCGACGCAGGACTTCGCCTACTCCTACGAGCGGGCCGCGATGGGCCGGGCCTTTGTCACCAAGCTCTGGAACGCCATGCGCTTTATCGTCACCGGAAACTTCGAGGGCGAGGGCGAGGCCTCCGTCTCGGATCGGTGGATCGTCTCTGCCATGAACCGCTGCGCCCGCGACTACGACCGCTTTATGGAGAACTGCGAGTTCTCCGAGGCGATGCGCCGGGTCTACGACTTCGCCTGGCACGAGTTTGCCGACTGGTACATCGAGATCGCGAAAACCGCCCCGACCGCCGAGACGAGCCGCATCCTGCGCGACGTGTTCACCGGGATTCTGCGGATGCTCCACCCCGTCATGCCCTTTGTCACCGAGGAGATGTCAAAGACCCTCGGCTACGACGATTACCTTGTCCGACAACCGATGCCGCTCTACAGCGAGTCGCTCGACAGCCCCGAAGCCGAGCGAATCCTCGCCGCGACAAAGCAGGCCGTTCAGGCGGTGCGTTCTTTCCGCAACGACTCAAAGACAAGCGGCGAACTCAGAGGTACCCTGCCGGCCGGTGTTGACGAAGCGGTGTTCGCGAAGCTCGCCGGGGTAAAGATCGTCGGTTCCGTCGAGGGTTCCGCGACGACGCTCTCGGCGGGGGATACGGCGGTCGAGATAGCTCTGTCGGAGGAGATGCGTCGGGGCGAGATAGACCGCCTGCGCAAAGAAGTCTCCCGCGTCGAGGGCGAGGTGAACCGCGTCGAGAAAAAGCTTGCAAACGAGAAGTTCGTACAGCGTGCCCCGCAGGACGTGGTCGCCGCAGAGCGGGCGAAGCTCGACGCAAACGCGAAGCTCCTCGACACGCTGAAGGCCCGCCTCGAAGCGTACCTCTAG